In Gigantopelta aegis isolate Gae_Host chromosome 2, Gae_host_genome, whole genome shotgun sequence, the sequence TCTAGTTGCTCTATTTGGTTTCTAGTTTCTCTATTTGTTTTCTAGTTGCTCTATTTGGTTTCTAGTTTCTCTATTTGAAGTTGCTCTATTTCTTTTCTGGTTGCTCTATTTGGTTTCTTGTTGCTCTACTTGGTTTCTAGTTGCTCTGTTTGTTTTCTAGTTGCTCTATTTGTTTTCTAGTTGCTCTATTTGTTTTCTAGTTGCTCTATTTGAAGTTGCTCTATTTGGTTTCTAGTTGCTCTATTTGGTTTCTAGTTGCTCTATTTGTTTTCTGGTTGCTCTATTTGAAGTTGCTCTATTTGTTTTCTGGTTGCTCTATTTGTTTTCTGGTTGCTCTATTTGAAGTTGCTCTATTTGTTTTCTGGTTGCTCTATTTGGTTTCTTGTTGCTCTATTTGTTTTCTGGTTGCTCTATTTGTTTTCTGGTTGCTCTATTTGTTTTCTAGTTGCTCTATTTGTTTTCTGGTTGCTCTATTTGAAGTTgctttatttgttttctggttGCTCTATTTGTTTTCTGGTTGCTCTATTTGAAGTTGCTCTATTTGTTTTCTAGTTGCTCTATTTGGTTTCTAGTTTCTCTATTTGTTTTCTAGTTGCTCTATTTGGTTTCTAGTTTCTCTATTTGAAGTTGCTCTATTTCTTTTCTGGTTGCTCTATTTGGTTTCTTGTTGCTCTACTTGGTTTCTAGTTGCTCTGTTTGTTTTCTAGTTGCTCTATTTGTTTTCTAGTTGCTCTATTTGAAGTTGCTCTATTTGGTTTCTAGTTGCTCTATTTGGTTTCTAGTTGCTCTATTTGTTTTCTGGTTGCTCTATTTGAAGTTGCTCTATTTGTTTTCTGGTTGCTCTATTTGTTTTCTGGTTGCTCTATTTGAAGTTGCTCTATTTGTTTTCTGGTTGCTCTATTTGGTTTCTTGTTGCTCTACTTGGTTTCTAGTTGCACTGTTTGTTTTCTAGTTGCTCTATTTGGTTTCTTGTTGCTCTACTTGGTTTCTAGTTGCTCTGTTTGTTTTCTAGTTGCTCTGTTTGTTTTCTAGTTGCTCTATTTGTTTTCTAGTTGCTCTATTTGAAGTTGCTCTATTTGGTTTCTAGTTGCTCTATTTGGTTTCTAGTTGCTCTATTTGTTTTCTGGTTGCTCTATTTGAAGTTGCTCTATTTGTTTTCTGGTTGCTCTATTTGTTTTCTGGTTGCTCTATTTGAAGTTGCTCTATTTGTTTTCTGGTTGCTCTATTTGGTTTCTTGTTGCTCTATTTGTTTTCTGGTTGCTCTATTTGTTTTCTGGTTGCTCTATTTGTTTTCTAGTTGCTCTATTTGTTTTCTGGTTGCTCTATTTGAAGTTgctttatttgttttctggttGCTCTATTTGTTTTCTGGTTGCTCTATTTGAAGTTGCTCTATTTGTTTTCTGGTTGCTCTATTTGTTTTCTGGTTGCTCTATTTGTTTTCTGGTTGCTCTATTTGTTTTCTGGTTGCTCTATTTGTTTTCTAGTTGCTCTATTTGTTTTCTGGTTGCTCTATTTGAAGTTgctttatttgttttctggttGCTCTATTTGGTTTCTAGTTGCTCTATTTGGTTTCTAGTTGCTCTATTCATTTTCTGGATTTGTTTCAAGTGTCATTGTGATTTCTTGTACATATCTCTGCACATGGATTAGTGAAAAAATTTTTTAGTcttccattattttttaaatttaaatgtacatATCATTGTCCATATCTGATCATATTGATCAGTTTATTACTGAACTATAGTCCTTCCTACAgggaatttttgttttcatactgTGAAATTTACTAAaggttatttatttccgagtcgattgttttcaaaattgcacacaaaaataggtgtttttatgttatttttaaaacagtttcacTTTTCTTctcacattaaacaaaactaaaattatttacaaaaaaaataagaaattgtAGGATTGGACAGACTGTAGCTAGTTGGTTTATTAGTTTTCGCTGGTTTTGTTTCAGGTATCTCTGTGATTTCTCTTACTACGTATCTCTACACATCGATCGATATCGCTCAGCCTTTATTAGTTTTCGCTGGTTTTGTTTCAGGTATCTCTGTGATTTCTCTTACTACGTATCTCTACACATCGATCGATATCGCTCAGCCTTTATTAGTTTTCGCTGGTTTTGTTTCAGGTATCTCTGTGATTTCTCTTACTACGTATCTCTACACATCGATCGATATCGCTCAGCCTTTATTAGTTTTCGCTGGTTTTGTTTCAGGTATCTCTGTGATTTCTCTTACTACGTATCTCTACACATCGATCGATATCGCTCAGCCTTTATTAGTTTTCGCTGGTTTTGTTTCAGGTATCTCTGTGATTTCTCTTACTACGTATCTCTACACATCGATCGATATCGCTCAGCCTTTATTAGTTTTCGCTGGTTTTGTTTCAGGTATCTCTGTGATTTCTCTTACTACGTATCTCTACACATCGATCGATATCGCTCAGCCTTTATTAGTTTTCGCTGGTTTTGTTTCAGGTATCTCTGTGATTTCTCTTACTACGTATCTCTACACATCGATCGATATCGCTCAGCCTTTATTAGTTTTCGCTGGTTTTGTTTCAGGTATCGCTGTGATTTCTCTTACTACGTATCTCTACACATCGATCGATATCGCTCAGCCTTTATTAGTTTTCGCTGGTTTTGTTTCAGGTATCTCTGTGATTTCTCTTACTACGTATCTCTACACATCGATCGATATCGCTCAGCCTTTATTAGTTTTCGCTGGTTTTGTTTCAGGTATCTCTGTGATTTCTCTTACTACGTATCTCTACACATCGATCGATATCGCTCAGCCTTTATTAGTTTTCGCTGGTTTTGTTTCAGGTATCTCTGTGATTTCTCTTACTACGTATCTCTACACATCGATCGATATCGCTCAGCCTTTATTAGTTTTCGCTGGTTTTGTTTCAGGTATCTCTGTGATTTCTCTTACTACGTATCTCTACACATCGATCGATATCGCTCAGCCTTTATTAGTTTTCGCTGGTTTTGTTTCAGGTATCTCTGTGATTTCTCTTACTACGTATCTCTACACATCGATCGATATCGCTCAGCCTTTATTAGTTTTTTGCTGGTTTTGTTTCAGGTATCTCTGTGATTTCTCTTACTACGTATCTCTACACATCGATCGATATCGCTCAGCCTTTATTAGTTTTCGCTGGTTTTGTTTCAGGTATCTCTGTGATTTCTCTTACTACGTATCTCTACACATCGATCGATATCGCTCAGCCTTTATTAGTTTTCGCTGGTTTTGTTTCAGGTATCTCTGTGATTTCTCTTACTACGTATCTCTACACATCGATCGATATCGCTCAGCCTTTATTAGTTTTCGCTGGTTTTGTTTCAGGTATCTCTGTGATTTCTCTTACTACGTATCTCTACACATCGATCGATATCGCTCAGCCTTTATTAGTTTTCGCTGGTTTTGTTTCAGGTATCTCTGTGATTTCTCTTACTACGTATCTCTACACATCGATCGATATCGCTCAGCCTTTATTAGTTTTCGCTGGTTTTGTTTCAGGTATCTCTGTGATTTCTCTTACTACGTATCTCTACACATCGATCGATATCGCTCAGCCTTTATTAGTTTTCGCTGGTTTTGTTTCAGGTATCTCTGTGATTTCTCTTACTACGTATCTCTACACATCGATCGATATCACTCAGCCTTTATTAGTTTTCGCTGGTTTTGTTTCAGGTATCTCTGTGATTTCTCTTACTACGTATCTCTACACATCGATCGATATCGCTCAGCCTTTATTAGTTTTCGCTGGTTTTGTTTCAGGTATCTCTGTGATTTCTCTTACTACGTATCTCTACACATCGATCGATATCGCTCAGCCTTTATTAGTTTTTTGCTGGTTTTGTTTCAGGTATCTCTGTGATTTCTCTTACTACGTATCTCTACACATCGATCGATATCGCTCAGCCTTTATTAGTTTTCGCTGGTTTTGTTTCAGGTATCTCTGTGATTTCTCTTACTACGTATCTCTACACATCGATCGATATCGCTCAGCCTTTATCCACGTCCCACCATTACACAACCCGTACAGTGCAGAGGAGCTTGCTGAGGGTCTGCGCTCTGCCATCCTGGCCATGCTGCAACAGTTGTCATGACAACGGTCAGGCATGATGCTTTCCAGTCAGCTGTATCCaatattcggggggggggggggggggggggggggggttgtgaaGATGTaatcattgtttttttgttttgtttttgattgtaAGGTACTGTGGAAAATGCTTGTTTGGTGATTCTGTGTATCTGGAGAACGtctgggttttgggttttttcttctgctGTGTGTAGAGATTGTGTACGTACAGGCATTAATTTGCAGTCTTTGTCTTTGAATGCTTAGaagttgagtgcatcattaaataaaacatttctttctttgtatgcTTATACATAATCAGAGTTATATGTTGTAATGAAAATTGGTGGCAATTAAGCTATCAGAAAATAGTGTGTTAGTTGAACATGCAGAAGTTCATACCGATGGATACAAATAAGGGATCTTACATTTTTATTCAattatatactagtcacaagaaGCCAATTCGCTGTGCCAGTGGTATGGAAATGCTTTTGTAGTTGGACGACAGAATGGCTTACTTGCAGGCATCTCTCTATTTGTCTCGTGGATATGCTATCATTCAGACATGGCAGAGATCGACCACAGTCCAGAATGCTCAGTTTACGTTTTGGTGGCATGGTTATCTGAAGCCAGATTGcatagatatttatattttacatgcaccatgcAGTTTTCAGGCAGGTTCTgtgctttaattttttaatgcatttgcCGTATGTTTTCTACTGACAACCAAACAAGCTGTGAGTAAAAGGCTCATGTACATGCAATCTGAAATGATTTATTCAACTCTGTAAACTACTTTTCACTACCTATCACCGCccctgattattatttttatttttattaagtaaAATTCGACACTTGTTGTGACTGGTATAGTTTTTATGATCATACAGCATGTGGTGGTAGCagccaaaaccctcatccatagtCAGTGTGTCAGGAAATTAATCATGTTACATTCAATCCTATATTAACCATTGGTATTTTACacagacatttgtttttcaacttaGCCTGACCTCAAACACATGGCATTTTCCACCCACTTAAAAAGACTGGTCCAAACATCTTAACAGTCAATGGGATGGCGTAAAATCTTCCAATGAATCCACTGCTTCCTGTTCTGGTCATGTGACTGAAGCTTCCTTCTTTGTCCTTCGCTCGTATGGACCAGacatcttttcttttctcttgtAAAATCTAAGCCAACCAAACGATCCAGTGTTTTACATACTGTAttaatgctctagtggtgttgttaaaccttTGTTTTTTAGCTAAACTATGTTAGTGAGTTAACAAtaccatgtgttcccttatttccaGTTGTACCGAGtatattgtatactagtaactgATCTGTGATTAAATAATCAACTGAAATGTTTACACAGTGACtatatatttatcaatatatatcaTTTGATAATGGAATTTCTTTTAAATCATTGACTGATGACTAGAGATATgtgatggaggggggggggggggggggggggggtataaagGGGGAGTAGTATGGTTGCATCTCTTGTCAAATGAAATTTCATGTAGGTTTTGGAGTAAATCGGATATAAAAACTGTAGCAATTTTGGAATGTGTTTTAGGCAAAACCAGTAATACCTCCATATAATATGAATAAGTCACATGCCTATAAGCCAAATGGGTGGGGACGTTGGGGGTAGGATGGGTAAGGATTGGATCTCATGGTtttcatatattattaacaacacATTCCATCTCTCCTATTACTTAAACAAAGTGAAATAGTGAACTATAGCTGCTGTCATTTTTTGTCACAGGTTCTGATTGTCAGCTCTTGATATTTTGTGTAAATTATACAATGTTACAACAATTACCATAATAACTGAAGCATTATTAATGTATATTCATGTATACCTGTAGgcctacacatgtatatatatatatgtatatattctcCTAAAAGTTGTAACAGATTTAATACATGTGACAGCTGACGGTGTAAATTCAGTATTCCAGAAAAATTGTATACATAGCTCACAATGCAggattttcttttttgtcaatTTTCAGAcgatttttcaaaattaattatttttttaaaatagtaattttagCTAAATTTTATTGGCCATATACAGGTAATTTtttaatcaattttatttttgtcaccAAATTTACATACAAATTAGGCAACTGATATTGTGTAACTAACATTTTCAGCTACATGATAATTGTATGGTTACGTAGCTAAACTGATTTAATAGGCGTGTTTTCACCGATTTAATATGACAGTGAAACATATAGCAAGTAATTTCTGGACCAATAAATGTTGttgctattattttattttaatattgttattatttattgttattattattagggttttttttgtgtgtttttttaagaatatcATACCATTTTCACTTTGATCAGGTATAACGtgaataatacattaatttttgaagttttttcttcattcatatttttgaaatatatatgtaaggcctgaaagaaaatgtttccaGGATTTGCTGAAACAAAATCGATACAGTTGATATAggctttttttcctttttaaactacatttttACTCTTTTTACCTGCatagtaacaaaaaaaaataataataaaataatacattaatttttttagggTGTGGTAATTTTTTTCTAGGTAGGGTCAGGTTCCtggaaacacatttttttaaagagcCTAATAGTAATACTATAAAGTAGATATTTGTCTCACATTAGAAAatttcatttaccatagtttgacacccaattagccaatgtattttttgtgctggggtgtcgttaaacatctattccatTCAATTCAATTCCACTTTAGTAAACTGTGACTCGTATTCCTCATGATCATTATATCTGGTGTCGACTGAGACTGAGCGAGCTAAAGGGGTAACTACAAAGTTTTACATAGTATTTGTCAGCTTTGATATTACTGGAGAAAACCCACTTCACCATTGAACATGTTGTAAACATTAGCTATCCCCAGCAGTTGATATGTGTACAAAGTAAAGTGAAACCCCTGAAAACGTGACGAGCTGTATTTTGGAATTCccttaaacaaatgttttatgttcttcccagttcagttttaaagggacagacccattgttaaacactaaggtatatttttcacctagaccttagttttaacctgtaaaaat encodes:
- the LOC121378962 gene encoding uncharacterized protein LOC121378962 isoform X1, with product MPETTRTVVVTGFGPFGNYKVNASWVAVQELKKLGLGDDIQLVIEEIPVEYNSVQNILPSFWEKHQPLLVVHVGVSGLATELTLEQQAHNSGYDKIDVCGEHPTMHCCVEGADDCLVSEIDMKYVCAEVNNSGLKVKAVVSHDPGRYLCDFSYYVSLHIDRYRSAFISFRWFCFRYLCDFSYYVSLHIDRYRSAFISFRWFCFRYLCDFSYYVSLHIDRYRSAFISFRWFCFRYLCDFSYYVSLHIDRYRSAFISFRWFCFRYLCDFSYYVSLHIDRYRSAFISFRWFCFRYLCDFSYYVSLHIDRYRSAFISFRWFCFRYLCDFSYYVSLHIDRYRSAFISFRWFCFRYRCDFSYYVSLHIDRYRSAFISFRWFCFRYLCDFSYYVSLHIDRYRSAFISFRWFCFRYLCDFSYYVSLHIDRYRSAFISFRWFCFRYLCDFSYYVSLHIDRYRSAFISFRWFCFRYLCDFSYYVSLHIDRYRSAFISFRWFCFRYLCDFSYYVSLHIDRYRSAFISFLLVLFQVSL